The following proteins come from a genomic window of Nostoc sp. TCL26-01:
- a CDS encoding DUF4255 domain-containing protein, which produces MLDGLDTTLELLLKRELPPDVPSVDTEVFISFQTPYQGAIKQKPAINLFLYDVQENLELRSSAWSVERQTNGRATRNRPPARVNCSYLITAWPQNEEDVQTEHQLLGAVMKVLLRHRKLPETWIADNLPGQELPLRLISLRPSNLQSFGEFWQAMGGKEGTRPKVVLHCTVTISVPVDEAGEEVRLVGVYQPNS; this is translated from the coding sequence ATGTTAGATGGTCTAGACACGACTTTAGAGTTGCTATTGAAGCGAGAACTTCCACCTGATGTTCCCTCAGTAGACACTGAAGTTTTTATCAGTTTTCAAACACCATATCAAGGAGCAATTAAACAAAAACCAGCGATTAATCTATTTCTTTATGATGTGCAGGAGAATCTAGAGTTACGCAGCAGTGCTTGGTCAGTGGAACGTCAGACTAACGGTAGAGCCACGAGAAACCGTCCTCCAGCTAGGGTAAATTGTTCATATCTGATTACGGCTTGGCCACAAAATGAAGAAGATGTGCAGACAGAACATCAACTTTTGGGGGCTGTGATGAAAGTATTGTTGCGACACAGGAAACTGCCGGAAACTTGGATTGCAGATAACTTGCCGGGGCAAGAACTGCCTCTGAGACTAATTAGTTTACGCCCTAGTAACTTACAAAGTTTTGGGGAATTTTGGCAAGCAATGGGAGGGAAGGAAGGAACTAGACCCAAGGTGGTATTGCATTGTACTGTCACTATCTCCGTTCCTGTGGATGAAGCAGGGGAAGAAGTGCGACTGGTGGGGGTTTATCAACCAAACTCTTAG
- a CDS encoding carboxypeptidase-like regulatory domain-containing protein, with translation MLELSIVNQQIAIAGRVLQGETNKHIAGVIVAIVEVPEKYQNILSLKALQYGGQWAKMSERPDRKITAYDGYFYFTNLPPGEYLLAASLPNSSTQYAEVRQEVQVSAAVDGRIPTTQVDIVFLPTLIPMQNSALQNRG, from the coding sequence ATGCTGGAACTATCTATAGTAAACCAACAAATAGCGATCGCTGGTCGAGTTTTGCAAGGAGAAACGAACAAACACATTGCTGGTGTAATAGTTGCAATTGTGGAGGTGCCAGAAAAATACCAAAATATTTTATCCCTAAAAGCACTGCAATACGGTGGGCAATGGGCAAAAATGTCTGAGCGACCTGACCGCAAAATTACTGCTTACGATGGTTATTTTTACTTTACTAATTTACCCCCAGGAGAATATCTACTAGCAGCATCGTTACCTAACAGTTCTACGCAATACGCCGAAGTTAGGCAAGAAGTGCAAGTATCTGCTGCTGTTGATGGTCGAATTCCGACAACGCAGGTAGATATTGTATTTTTACCTACACTTATACCAATGCAAAATTCGGCGTTGCAGAACAGGGGATGA
- a CDS encoding phage tail sheath subtilisin-like domain-containing protein, with protein MPTYFSPGVYVEEIATGSAPIVGVGTSIAAFIGTIKANAWSSTKSVGISTSPVEIGEGKGGNQKNYQLLSGNYPLVTTAGTYGFFVGGNLVSLDETNPITNNDADKSVTIKFKEAIPSGEKITGYYQVQTSASTTGDDSDIAQAGEIKLITNFSEFKKFFGDFLPPTGDTQGQNTLAHAVYGFFRNGGTRCYVTWISAESEVAGVLEALEAIDEITIVAAPGNLALRDDIKDHAEKLGDRIAILDSLDTIDLSSTGVVSTLKPFNSTYAALYFPWIQVFDPASNKNIYVPPSGHIAGVYARVDSQRGVHKAPANETILGALDLKYHLSKAKQDGLNPDGINVIRKLNGNIRVWGARTLGGDANMEFKYVNIRRHFSYLRDSIDKGTQWTVFEPNTPELWAKIRRNISAFLVVEWRKGALFGTTPQEAFYVKCDAETNPPEIRDLGQVVTEIGLAVVKPAEFVIFRLSQWSGTGS; from the coding sequence ATGCCAACTTATTTTTCTCCAGGTGTTTATGTTGAAGAAATAGCTACCGGTTCTGCCCCAATTGTGGGAGTAGGAACTAGTATTGCCGCTTTTATTGGTACGATTAAAGCTAATGCTTGGTCATCAACAAAGTCTGTTGGTATCTCTACAAGTCCAGTGGAGATTGGCGAAGGTAAAGGTGGCAATCAAAAAAATTATCAATTATTGTCAGGTAATTATCCATTAGTTACTACCGCCGGGACTTATGGCTTTTTTGTTGGGGGTAATCTTGTTAGTTTAGATGAGACAAATCCTATTACTAATAATGATGCAGATAAATCTGTAACTATCAAATTTAAAGAAGCAATTCCTTCAGGCGAAAAAATTACCGGATATTATCAAGTTCAAACATCGGCATCCACAACTGGTGATGATTCTGACATTGCCCAAGCCGGGGAAATCAAACTCATCACCAACTTTAGCGAATTTAAGAAATTCTTTGGTGATTTTTTACCGCCGACAGGTGATACTCAAGGACAAAATACCTTAGCACACGCGGTTTACGGCTTTTTCCGCAATGGGGGAACTCGTTGTTATGTGACTTGGATATCGGCAGAAAGTGAGGTTGCTGGTGTGTTAGAGGCGTTGGAGGCTATTGATGAAATTACCATCGTGGCCGCACCAGGAAATTTAGCCTTGAGAGATGATATCAAAGACCATGCCGAAAAACTAGGCGATCGCATTGCCATTCTCGATAGTCTAGATACCATCGATCTCAGTAGCACTGGAGTTGTCAGTACTCTCAAACCCTTCAACTCGACCTATGCAGCTTTGTATTTCCCCTGGATTCAAGTTTTTGACCCTGCTAGTAATAAGAATATTTATGTGCCGCCCAGTGGTCATATTGCGGGAGTGTATGCACGAGTTGATAGTCAAAGAGGAGTACATAAAGCCCCAGCTAATGAAACTATTTTGGGAGCTTTAGATTTAAAATATCATCTCAGCAAAGCCAAACAAGATGGACTCAATCCCGATGGTATTAATGTTATTCGCAAGTTAAACGGGAATATTCGCGTTTGGGGTGCGCGGACTTTGGGTGGAGATGCCAATATGGAGTTCAAATACGTCAATATCCGCCGACACTTTAGCTATTTACGAGATTCCATTGATAAAGGTACTCAATGGACGGTGTTTGAACCCAATACCCCCGAACTTTGGGCAAAAATCCGCCGCAATATCAGTGCTTTTTTAGTAGTCGAGTGGCGCAAAGGTGCATTGTTCGGGACAACACCCCAAGAAGCTTTTTATGTGAAATGTGATGCTGAAACTAATCCTCCAGAAATTCGGGATTTAGGTCAAGTTGTCACCGAAATCGGACTAGCTGTAGTGAAGCCGGCAGAGTTTGTCATCTTCCGCCTGAGTCAATGGAGTGGGACGGGAAGTTAG
- a CDS encoding phage tail sheath subtilisin-like domain-containing protein, whose protein sequence is MSNLEPKIPGISLNYVVPTPEPELLTGVPVFLGLTLSPEEGEEPKKLSLVSHFQQYFGQAEGYLADAIAGFFANGGRLCYVIALSDNTLASLQQGLEASEVLENVDLVCVPDIMLGAEAQIIEMQQAILKHCEQKGDRFAILDAWNIADVEKLNQQRRELASHNGALYAPWLQVESRDDYIPPCGHIAGIYASSDRTIGVHSAPANIPLDGVLNLSFSLTFTEQAQLNPQTAGGINCIRSFPGRGMRVWGVRTLSPITEWQYINVRRLFLTFGRWVNRNLADTVFEPNAFPLWVRLQRELSVYCESLWREGALQGTTPDEAFYVKCNAQTNPPENRERGQVVAEVGLAPTIPGEFIQLLVVQSSSGITLK, encoded by the coding sequence ATGTCTAATTTAGAGCCAAAAATACCAGGTATATCTCTTAACTATGTCGTTCCTACTCCAGAACCTGAGTTACTGACGGGTGTGCCGGTTTTCTTGGGCTTGACATTATCGCCAGAGGAAGGTGAGGAACCAAAAAAACTGTCCTTGGTATCGCATTTTCAACAGTATTTTGGTCAAGCTGAGGGATATTTAGCGGATGCTATCGCAGGGTTTTTTGCAAATGGAGGTCGTCTTTGTTATGTTATAGCCTTATCTGACAATACTCTGGCATCTTTACAACAAGGTTTAGAGGCTAGCGAAGTTTTAGAAAATGTCGATTTGGTTTGTGTCCCTGACATCATGCTGGGTGCAGAGGCGCAAATTATCGAGATGCAGCAAGCTATTTTAAAACATTGTGAGCAGAAAGGCGATCGCTTTGCGATTCTTGATGCTTGGAATATTGCTGATGTGGAAAAACTCAACCAGCAACGTCGAGAACTGGCTAGTCACAACGGCGCATTATATGCACCTTGGCTGCAAGTAGAATCCCGTGATGATTATATTCCTCCCTGTGGTCATATTGCTGGTATTTATGCCAGTAGCGATCGCACAATTGGCGTACATAGCGCACCTGCCAATATCCCTCTGGATGGGGTACTAAATCTCAGTTTTTCTCTCACTTTTACAGAACAAGCACAGCTAAATCCCCAAACCGCCGGGGGAATTAATTGTATCCGCAGTTTCCCCGGAAGAGGAATGCGTGTGTGGGGAGTGCGTACCCTCAGTCCCATTACCGAATGGCAATATATCAATGTACGGCGCTTATTTCTCACCTTTGGACGCTGGGTAAATCGTAACCTAGCCGACACAGTATTTGAACCCAATGCTTTTCCCTTATGGGTGCGACTGCAAAGAGAATTAAGCGTTTATTGTGAATCTTTGTGGCGAGAAGGTGCGTTGCAAGGTACTACACCTGACGAGGCATTTTATGTCAAATGTAATGCCCAAACCAACCCCCCAGAAAATCGAGAAAGGGGACAGGTAGTAGCAGAAGTTGGTTTAGCTCCCACCATTCCAGGGGAATTTATTCAACTTTTAGTTGTTCAAAGTAGTAGCGGAATTACATTGAAATGA